Proteins co-encoded in one Brassica rapa cultivar Chiifu-401-42 chromosome A02, CAAS_Brap_v3.01, whole genome shotgun sequence genomic window:
- the LOC103853760 gene encoding uncharacterized protein LOC103853760 — protein sequence MEIKILENDNLYVRVDMPGVPDDGVHHKVDSMRQKVVYFSGEETLGSDGDKVDDDVREYSGTAGLGCNCCEITGVDAKMKDGVLRMIVSRVKVKDHDNKCTLFLPPNTGVCGDDMLVLPNENEVKFYGENKEVCEHDESCRIFMGAVKGSSFCAPGVPPLSHDIAWDAEFGVLKVRVSPPGSNISSE from the exons ATGGAAATCAAGATTCTCGAAAACGACAACCTTTACGTCCGTGTCGACATGCCCGGTGTTCCTGACGACGGGGTCCACCACAAAGTCGACTCCATGAGACAAAAGGTTGTCTATTTCTCCGGTGAAGAAACTCTCGGCAGCGACGGCGATAAGGTTGACGACGACGTTCGTGAGTACTCCGGGACAGCCGGTTTAGGGTGTAACTGCTGCGAGATAACCGGGGTGGATGCGAAGATGAAAGATGGAGTCTTGAGGATGATTGTGTCTAGGGTCAAAGTCAAAGACCATGACAACAAGTGTACTCTCTTTCTCCCTCCCAACACAG GCGTTTGTGGTGATGATATGCTGGTGCTTCCCAATGAGAACGAAGTCAAGTTCTATGGTGAGAACAAGGAGGTGTGTGAGCACGATGAGAGTTGCCGTATCTTCATGGGAGCCGTCAAGGGTTCTAGCTTTTGTGCTCCTGGAGTTCCACCTTTGAGCCACGACATCGCTTGGGATGCTGAGTTTGGTGTTCTCAAAGTGCGTGTCTCACCTCCTGGCAGCAACATCAGCAGCGAGTAG
- the LOC103853756 gene encoding uncharacterized protein LOC103853756 — MKDGVLRMIVSRVKVKDHDNKCTLFLPPNTGVCGDDMLVLPNENEVKFYGENKEVCEHDESCRIFMGAVKGSSFCAPGVPPLSHDIAWDAEFGVLKVRVSPPGSNISSE; from the exons ATGAAAGATGGAGTCTTGAGGATGATTGTGTCTAGGGTCAAAGTCAAAGACCATGACAACAAGTGTACTCTCTTTCTCCCTCCCAACACAG GCGTTTGTGGTGATGATATGCTGGTGCTTCCCAATGAGAACGAAGTCAAGTTCTATGGTGAGAACAAGGAGGTGTGTGAGCACGATGAGAGTTGCCGTATCTTCATGGGAGCCGTCAAGGGTTCTAGCTTTTGTGCTCCTGGAGTTCCACCTTTGAGCCACGACATCGCTTGGGATGCTGAGTTTGGTGTTCTCAAAGTGCGTGTCTCACCTCCTGGCAGCAACATCAGCAGCGAGTAG
- the LOC103853755 gene encoding pectinesterase inhibitor 12, whose amino-acid sequence MKFFVSVALFFLFLNCFATAQTLIQDSCKTAAKDPTLNYDFCVQSLEQDPQSKTATTLKGLVLASTTNAESKTTNVKGIVETILKNKTYPPGSESALSTCVELYDDANNSLNEALMNVKSGDYKSANIDLSAALDAPGTCEDGFKETHEKSPVTNENNDLFQKIVIPLVFTNML is encoded by the coding sequence atgaagtTCTTCGTTTCAGTTGCATTGTTCTTTCTCTTCTTAAACTGTTTCGCTACCGCGCAAACTCTTATTCAAGATTCTTGCAAAACAGCTGCAAAAGACCCTACTCTCAATTATGATTTTTGCGTCCAGTCTCTTGAACAAGATCCACAGAGCAAAACCGCAACTACTCTAAAAGGATTGGTCTTAGCATCAACTACTAACGCTGAGTCCAAAACAACTAATGTGAAAGGGATAGTTGAGACTATTCTCAAGAACAAAACGTATCCACCGGGTTCTGAATCTGCGTTAAGCACTTGCGTAGAGCTTTATGACGATGCTAATAATTCTTTAAATGAAGCTTTGATGAACGTTAAATCCGGCGATTACAAAAGTGCTAATATAGATCTGAGTGCTGCTTTGGATGCACCGGGCACTTGCGAAGATGGTTTCAAAGAGACGCACGAGAAATCTCCCGTTACGAACGAAAACAATGATTTGTTTCAGAAGATTGTGATTCCTTTAGTTTTTACAAATATGCTCTGA
- the LOC103853869 gene encoding pectinesterase inhibitor 12-like, whose translation MKFFVSVVMFFLLLNCFAAAQTLIRDSCKTAAAKDPNLNYDFCVQSLEQDPQSKTATSLSGLVLASTNNAASKTINVKGIVETILKSKKYAPSTEPALRTCVKLYDDAYGSLKEALMNVKSSDYKSANIHLSAALDEPGICEDGFKEKHAKSPVTNENNVLFQKILIPLAFTNML comes from the coding sequence atgaagTTCTTCGTTTCAGTTGTAATGTTCTTTCTCCTCCTAAACTGTTTCGCAGCCGCGCAAACCTTGATTCGAGATTCCTGCAAAACAGCTGCAGCAAAAGACCCTAATCTCAATTATGATTTTTGCGTCCAATCACTTGAACAAGATCCGCAAAGCAAAACCGCAACTAGTCTATCAGGATTGGTCCTAGCGTCAACGAATAACGCTGCGTCCAAAACAATTAACGTGAAAGGGATAGTTGAGACTATTCTCAAAAGCAAAAAGTATGCACCGAGTACTGAACCCGCGTTACGCACTTGCGTAAAGCTTTATGACGATGCTTATGGTTCTTTAAAAGAAGCTTTGATGAACGTTAAATCCAGTGATTACAAAAGTGCTAATATTCATCTGAGTGCTGCTTTGGATGAACCTGGCATTtgtgaagatggtttcaaagAGAAGCACGCGAAATCTCCTGTTACAAACGAGAACAATGTTTTGTTTCAGAAGATTTTGATTCCTTTAGCTTTTACCAATATGCTCTGA
- the LOC103853757 gene encoding uncharacterized protein LOC103853757: MAGARLLDMSRVPFIPGRIHATNNEFQRYGPKGFMEIKILQNDNLYVRVDLPGVPDDGVRHRVDSVRQKVVFFSGEETLSDGDDKKNAREYAGTAGLGCDCCEITGVDAKMKDGVLRMIVSRVKVKDHDNKCTLFLPPNTGKSGRYNMDEPALNMAKVVEDHPFVVKGPKRSENSVQRRGDGSVWVSFDLPGVCGDDILVLPNENEVKFYGENKEVYEHDESCRIFMGAVMEFPF; this comes from the exons ATGGCTGGGGCAAGATTACTTGACATGTCGAGAGTTCCATTCATCCCag GGAGGATACACGCGACCAACAACGAGTTCCAGAGATACGGTCCGAAGGGTTTCATGGAGATCAAGATCCTCCAAAACGACAACCTTTACGTCCGTGTCGACTTGCCCGGTGTTCCAGACGACGGGGTCCGCCACAGAGTCGACTCCGTGAGGCAAAAGGTTGTCTTTTTCTCCGGTGAAGAGACTCTCAGCGACGGAGACGACAAGAAAAACGCCCGTGAGTACGCTGGAACCGCCGGTTTAGGGTGTGACTGCTGTGAGATAACGGGAGTGGATGCGAAGATGAAAGATGGAGTGTTGAGGATGATTGTGTCGAGGGTCAAAGTCAAAGACCATGACAACAAGTGTACTCTCTTTCTCCCTCCCAACACAG GTAAATCTGGGAGATACAATATGGATGAACCTGCTTTGAACATGGCTAAAGTGGTGGAGGACCATCCATTTGTGGTGAAAGGTCCTAAGCGTTCAGAAAATAGTGTACAACGAAGAGGTGATGGAAGTGTTTGGGTTTCATTCGACTTGCCAGGTGTTTGTGGTGATGATATATTGGTGCTTCCCAATGAGAATGAAGTCAAGTTCTATGGTGAGAACAAGGAGGTCTATGAGCACGACGAGAGTTGCCGTATCTTCATGGGAGCCGTCATGGAGTTCCCCTTTTGA
- the LOC103853868 gene encoding uncharacterized protein LOC103853868: protein MAPRRKLAAPSYVQLFGEGSGTSSSGPSSSDAVPDSQPSHSEPSQRVAWSPPPPPQMPPPPPPAAAPQPVPEGAVHPDLCVPSYAPFARYTVEDLLAQHGREGLDVLDLDRPRGTYWFGANNRVNQSVSKTIKRYYDWAYPNWSKTPNHVKITWFKCFAQKWHWSLGITERVKAEFVAKAKIRLCNTVSDWKDKWEIYGYEGKLTELTKDVWDGLIAYWQHPSSIKKANLWSASRRTKDKDGHLTMLHRTGQKPHAGIRLEAFEKTGVLPSLSDLFKMTHATSDRVFVYPASEKLFLAVGSRIEEREMQLTLESPDGLSVTLSTEDADRIFEEVAPKKKGRIVGIGYVNEVARATSSYTSRRDEKTSQMKARMDSQQVRLDSLEDLLDVMAVGNPVMQRMLSERRAALGLPVRDPQVRSNPSTAK, encoded by the exons atggcTCCTAGGAGGAAATTAGCAGCACCTAGTTATGTCCAGTTGTTTGGCGAAGGTTCCGGTACATCTTCTTCCGGTCCATCGTCTTCCGATGCAGTTCCAGACTCTCAGCCTTCTCACTCTGAGCCTTCCCAGAGAGTTGCTTGgagtcctcctcctccaccgcagatgcctccacctcctcctccagcggcTGCACCTCAGCCTGTCCCAGAAGGTGCAGTTCATCCGGATTTGTGTGTGCCTTCATATGCCCCATTCGCGAGATATACTGTGGAGGATTTGCTTGCCCAGCATGGTCGGGAGGGCTTGGATGTTTTAGACCTCGATAGACCCCGAGGAACTTATTg gtttggGGCTAACAACCGTGTTAACCAGAGCGTTTCGAAGACGATTAAGCGTTATTACGACTGGGCATATCCGAACTGGAGCAAGACACCAAATCACGTTAAGATCACTTGGTTTAAATGTTTTGcg CAAAAGTGGCATTGGTCTTTGGGAATCACCGAGAGGGTGAAGGCGGAATTCGTTGCAAAGGCAAAGATCCGCCTCTGCAACACAGTCTCTGATTGGAAGGACAAGTGGGAGATCTACGGGTATGAGGGAAAGCTCACTGAGCTCACGAAggatgtgtgggatggcctcatcgcctATTGGCAGCACCCCTCTTCGATCAAAAAGGCCAATTTGTGGTCGGCTTCTCGAAGAACGAAGGATAAAGATGGTCATTTGACCATGCTTCACAGAACCGGACAAAAACCTCATGCAGGAATCCGTCTAGAAGCt ttcgAGAAGACGGGAGTCTTACCATCTCTGTCTGACCTATTCAAGATGACTCACGCCACATCCGACAGAGTTTTTGTGTATCCTGCATCTGAAAAACTCTTCCTAGCAGTTGGTTCTCGGATTGAAGAACGGGAGATGCAACTAACCCTGGAGTCTCCCGATGGATTATCCGTCACATTGTCCACCGAAGACGCCGACAGAATCTTCGAAGAG gtGGCTCCTAAAAAGAAGGGACGAATAGTCGGTATAGGCTATGTTAACGAAGTTGCAAGGGCAACTTCGTCATACACTTCGAGACGGGATGAAAAGACTTCTCAGATGAAAGCTCGAATGGATAGCCAGCAGGTTCGTTTAGACTCTCTTGAGGATTTGCTAGATGTGATGGCCGTGGGAAACCCGGTTATGCAGAGAATGTTGAGTGAAAGACGAGCCGCTCTTGGGTTGCCAGTACGAGATCCCCAGGTCCGATCCAACCCGTCAACAGCCAAGTAA